The following nucleotide sequence is from Pedobacter sp. PACM 27299.
TGACGGTAAAGAGATTCCTGCTTCTGATGTTCTGGTTTACGGAAACACCTCGGAAACACAGCTTTTTGATCAATCCAATAGTGATGGATGGGTTAAAATGGATCCTGAAAAACCATTCATGGCACAATTGAGGTCCTTGACCAAAGAGAAGAAAAAACAAGTGGTGCTAGTAGATGCCAAGTTTGCAGATGCTTTTAAAAGAATCCGCGATTACTTAGCTCAGGGTGCTGATGTGGATGAGAAACACATCAATGATGCTGCTTATGTATTTGTATTAGGTGTAGATACTGTAGCTAAGGGGTTTAATATAGATTTAAAGAATAAACTAGAAGTACTTCCTTTGTTTAACGTGGCAGGAATGATCCCTGGAAAGTCAAAAGCAAAAGAACTGGTGGTTTTCTCTGGTCACTATGATCATTTAGGAATCATCAAATCGGAAGGTACAGACAGCATTGCCAATGGTGCGGATGATGATGCTTCCGGTACTACTGCTATGATCGCCCTTGCGAAATACTACAAAAAACTAAACAACAACGCACGTACATTGATCTTTGTGGCCTTTACTGCAGAAGAAATCGGTGGATATGGTGCGAGACATTTCTCAGAAAAACTAAACCCTGATGAGGTGGTGGCGATGTTCAACATTGAAATGATTGGTAAAGACAGCAAGTTTGGTAAGAATACAGCGTTTATTACTGGATTCGACAAGTCGGATTTTGGAAAGATCTTACAGAAAAACCTGGAAGGCACAGAATTTACCTTCCATCCGGATCCATATCCACAGCAAAACCTATTTTACAGAAGTGACAATGCCACTTTAGCGGCATTGGGTGTTCCCGCACACACCATCAGTACAGATCAGATCGATAGCGATAAATTTTACCATACCGTAAAAGATGAGTTTGAAACGCTAGACGTAGACAACATTCTATCGACGATTAAAGGCATCGCAAAAAGTGCCATCACGATTGTACAAGGAAAAGATACCCCAACAAGAATCCCGAAATTAAGTAATTAACTATAGCACTATTTTTATGACCTTTCTTAAACCTAATCAATTATCATTTTTAGCCGCTGCCGCATTATCGGTCACCATGACCCTGGCCTTTACGCTTTCAGCGAATGCACAAAAGCAAGAAACCCTTTTAATCCGAAGCCCTGCAGTTAGTGCCAATCATTTAGCATTTGTGTATGGCGGCGACATTTGGATCTCCGACAAAGACGGCAGTAATCCAAGACGACTAACGGTAAATCCAGCGGTAGAGCAGAACCCATTGTTTTCTCCTGATGGCAAACAAATTGCCTTTACTGGAAACTATGATGGCAATACCGATGTATATGTCATTCCTATTGAAGGTGGCGCTCCTAAAAGAGTGACTTACCACCCTGCTGCCGATGTGATGCGTGGATGGCTAGACAATAACCAGTTATATTTTACTTCTACAAGAGACTATCAATTTGCATTGAGTCCGAGGTTACACCAGATTAATATCGATGGGACTGCTGAAAAGGCTTTACCAATGCCGGAAGCTGTTCAGGGTACCCCTTCTGCGGACAAAAGGTACTGGGCTTATATCAAAAACACCGATCCAACGGAACGTAGCAACGTTGCTTTTAAGCGCTATCGTGGTGGTGGTATGCCACAGATCTGGATCTTTGACACACAAACAAAAGACATCGAAATCATTCCTGGTGTGGGTTCTAATAATGTGAAGCCACAATGGGTAGGCAATAAAGTTTATTTCTTATCCGACAGAGATCTGACCATGAACTTGTTCAGTTATGATGTGAAAAGCAAAAAAACAGAGAAGTTAACAGATTTCAAGGATTACGATATTAAAACCTTAACTGCTGGCCCTGGAGTAATTGCTTTTGAGCAGGCTGGTAAAGCACATTTACTAGAGACGGCTAATCATAAGGTCCGCGATATTTCGATCAACATTCAGGCAGATGCGCCTTATAAAAGGCCACACTACATTGATATGGCCAGTAATATCCGCAATTCAGAAATCTCTCCTACTGGAGTAAGGGCCCTTTTTGAAAGTCGCGGGGAAATCTATTCAGTCCCTAAAGAAAAAGGAGATGCGAGAAACTTGTCGAATTCTCCTGGCAGTTATGATAAATTCCCAGCCTGGTCGCCAGATGGGAAGTATATTTCTTACTTGTCTGATAAAGACGGCAACTATCAATTGGTACTCTTAAATCAGGCCACTAAAGAAGCACCAATCTATATCCCGTTAGGGAAGACGGCATTTTATTACCAGCCGGTATGGTCGCCGGATAGCAAGAAATTGTTTTATGGCGATGCCCATTTGAACTTGTTCTATATTGATATTAATGCCCGCAAGCCAATTTTGGTGAAAGCGGATAAGGATGGGTCTTCTCCTGGCAGGTCATTTAGTGCGCTACAACCTGCCTGGTCGCCGGATTCTAAATGGATTTCTTATGTCGCTACCTTACCCAATTCGGTAAGTGCAGTCTATTTATATAACCTCGACAAGGAAAGCCATACTCAGGTTACTGATGGGATGAGCGAGGTATCTTCTCCGAATTTCAGTAGAGATGGTAAATATTTATTCTTCCTGGCGAGTACGGATGTGGGTTTAACCAATAGTGGGTTACACATGTCGGCTTATCAGCGACCAGTAAATTACAACGCTTATGCATTGATTCTTTCCAAGAAAACGCCTTCAATATACAAAACTGAAAGTGATGAAGAGGTCATAAAATCTGAGGACAGTCCTGCGAAGAAAAAAGAAGAGCCTAAAAAAGAATCTTCGAAAAAAGATAAAAAAGGAAAAGAAGCAGAGAAACCTGCTGCTCCTCCGGTAAAAGCTCCGATTGAAATAGATCTTGCTGATTTGAGGAGCCGGATTATTCCGCTTCCTATATCTGGCAGCATTAATGGGCTAGATGGTGGAGTAGATGGGATGTTACTTTACTATAAAAATGATGAGCTGGGTGCATTGGATTTGAAAAAGATGGAAAGCAGTACCTTGGTTTCCGGAATTTCCAGCCTGAGTATAAGTGCTGACGGGAAGTCTATGCTTTACGGTTCCAGAGGAAACTATTACATCGTTGATGCAGGTAAAAAACCAGGAAGTTCAGAAGCTGGAAAGCTAAAACTGGATGGCATCAAAGTATTGGTAGACCCTACTGCAGAGTGGAAACAAATGTTTGATGAGGTTTGGAGTATGGAGAAAGACTTTTTTTATGTAGAAAATATGCACGGTACCGATTGGCCAGCTATGAAGGTAAAGTATGAGAAATTCCTTCCTTATGTAAACCACCGTTCTGACCTTTCTTATGTTTTCAATGAGATGATGGGTGAAATGGTAGTTGGTCACAACTATATATCTCCTGGTGATGAACCTGGTGCTCCCTCAGTTTCTGTAGGCTTATTGGGTGCAGATTATGAGGTAGACAATGGTTTCTATAAGATCAAAAAGATCTTTACCCGTCTGGATTGGAATCCAACTTTTAAAGCACCATTGGCAGAACCAGGATTGAACATCAAAGAAGGTGATTATATCGTAGCGGTTGAAGGCGTACCACTGACTTCAAAAACTTCTATATATAGTCTTTTTGACTTCAAAGCGGGCAAACAGGTTGCGATCAAAGTAAATAGCAAGCCAAGTTTAGATGGTGCCAGAGAAGTAGTAGTGGTACCGGTAGCGGCGCCTCAGGAATTCGAGTTGAGAAAGATGGACTGGGTAGAGAACAACCGCAAAAGAGTAGATAAAATAAGTGATGGCAAAATTGCTTATGTCTATATGCCGAATACAGGCCCTGATGGTTACACCTATTTCAACAGGTATTATTTTTCCCAAATGGATAAGAAAGCCTTATTAATGGATGAGCGTAACAACGGTGGCGGATGGGTTGCAGATTATGTGATTGATTTGCTAAGCCGTGAATTGATGAGCTATTGGGGAATCAGGGATGGAAAAAGTTTCACCACTCCAGGGAATGGCATCTTCGGTCCGAAAGCCATGCTGATCAATGAAAATGCCGGTTCTGGAGGCGATATGATGCCTTATATGTTTAAGAAAAAAGGATTGGGTAAATTAGTTGGTCGTACTACTATGGGTATCCTGGTAGGGATCAGCGGTTATCCTCTTTTACTGGATGGAGGCAGCATCACCTCTCCTAACTTCGGTGTATACGATACTGATGGAAAATGGATCATTGAGAACGAAGGTGTGGCACCGGATATTTTCGTTGAACAAACTCCTAAAGATTTACTGGAGGGCAGAGATCCTCAATTGGAACGTACTATTAAGGTGTTGCAAGAGGAGATCAAAACTTACAAATATCCGAATGTAACTAAACCTAAAGACCCAATCCGAGGTCATTAAGCTAGAAAAGACCATCCTTTATCAGATGGCCTTTTCTAATACATAATCCTTCATGAAGAAACCGTTGC
It contains:
- a CDS encoding M20/M25/M40 family metallo-hydrolase, which codes for MKKTIYTLFIVFLAQQSFAQDIDKIITRPYVERLIKTLSSDEMEGRATFSPGIEKAADFISAEFKNIGLKPLEGNSFRQSFTKKKLKPVSTKVSIDGKEIPASDVLVYGNTSETQLFDQSNSDGWVKMDPEKPFMAQLRSLTKEKKKQVVLVDAKFADAFKRIRDYLAQGADVDEKHINDAAYVFVLGVDTVAKGFNIDLKNKLEVLPLFNVAGMIPGKSKAKELVVFSGHYDHLGIIKSEGTDSIANGADDDASGTTAMIALAKYYKKLNNNARTLIFVAFTAEEIGGYGARHFSEKLNPDEVVAMFNIEMIGKDSKFGKNTAFITGFDKSDFGKILQKNLEGTEFTFHPDPYPQQNLFYRSDNATLAALGVPAHTISTDQIDSDKFYHTVKDEFETLDVDNILSTIKGIAKSAITIVQGKDTPTRIPKLSN
- a CDS encoding S41 family peptidase, with translation MTFLKPNQLSFLAAAALSVTMTLAFTLSANAQKQETLLIRSPAVSANHLAFVYGGDIWISDKDGSNPRRLTVNPAVEQNPLFSPDGKQIAFTGNYDGNTDVYVIPIEGGAPKRVTYHPAADVMRGWLDNNQLYFTSTRDYQFALSPRLHQINIDGTAEKALPMPEAVQGTPSADKRYWAYIKNTDPTERSNVAFKRYRGGGMPQIWIFDTQTKDIEIIPGVGSNNVKPQWVGNKVYFLSDRDLTMNLFSYDVKSKKTEKLTDFKDYDIKTLTAGPGVIAFEQAGKAHLLETANHKVRDISINIQADAPYKRPHYIDMASNIRNSEISPTGVRALFESRGEIYSVPKEKGDARNLSNSPGSYDKFPAWSPDGKYISYLSDKDGNYQLVLLNQATKEAPIYIPLGKTAFYYQPVWSPDSKKLFYGDAHLNLFYIDINARKPILVKADKDGSSPGRSFSALQPAWSPDSKWISYVATLPNSVSAVYLYNLDKESHTQVTDGMSEVSSPNFSRDGKYLFFLASTDVGLTNSGLHMSAYQRPVNYNAYALILSKKTPSIYKTESDEEVIKSEDSPAKKKEEPKKESSKKDKKGKEAEKPAAPPVKAPIEIDLADLRSRIIPLPISGSINGLDGGVDGMLLYYKNDELGALDLKKMESSTLVSGISSLSISADGKSMLYGSRGNYYIVDAGKKPGSSEAGKLKLDGIKVLVDPTAEWKQMFDEVWSMEKDFFYVENMHGTDWPAMKVKYEKFLPYVNHRSDLSYVFNEMMGEMVVGHNYISPGDEPGAPSVSVGLLGADYEVDNGFYKIKKIFTRLDWNPTFKAPLAEPGLNIKEGDYIVAVEGVPLTSKTSIYSLFDFKAGKQVAIKVNSKPSLDGAREVVVVPVAAPQEFELRKMDWVENNRKRVDKISDGKIAYVYMPNTGPDGYTYFNRYYFSQMDKKALLMDERNNGGGWVADYVIDLLSRELMSYWGIRDGKSFTTPGNGIFGPKAMLINENAGSGGDMMPYMFKKKGLGKLVGRTTMGILVGISGYPLLLDGGSITSPNFGVYDTDGKWIIENEGVAPDIFVEQTPKDLLEGRDPQLERTIKVLQEEIKTYKYPNVTKPKDPIRGH